Genomic DNA from Choristoneura fumiferana chromosome 16, NRCan_CFum_1, whole genome shotgun sequence:
AGGTCCCAATAATAGGTGTTGGTGGTGTTTTCACTGGGCAAGATGCCTATGAGAAGATTCTAGCTGGTGCTAGTGCAGTTCAAATATATACTGCCTTGATATACCATGGACCTCCAGTagtttctaaaataaaacaggaACTCGCTGATTTGTTGTTAAAAAATGGATACAGCAATGTGAATGATGCTGTAGGCAAGGGTGTAAAATGATAAATGTATTcaaaattttagattaaatattttattatttgtttgatttCATCATCAGTCTATATTTTATGTatgattatattaaatataatttggtTTTATCTCTTTATGCATTTGTCAAATATTCCTTCTATGAAGGTTTCAATTGACAACATCTGCTGATTCTGTAAAATAACAAGATTGTTTTTTATACTTATGATAATTGTATTAAGCAAAGCTAATTTAAGCTAGTGAAACACTTATCCCACAAATGCAACATAATGCAATGCATTATGAAATCTGCAATGGACCCTGATATTTGTATGCTTAGAAACATATGGGATAAGTGTCCCTAGCTTTATTATGCATGTTATGTATAAATCAAAtgtgttcaaaatatttataatttattacaaaatccATTTATTAGCCTTATGGAACTTAATAAATCTAACTATTTTCAGTTCACTCTAATGTGTGTTATTTACCTTGTATTTTACACTTAGGTAATTGTGATGATAAGTATTGCTTGCAGTCATCCATGTTGTTAACATTTGTTAAATCAAACAAGACTAAAGTCTCCAGTTTATGCAAAGCTGTGAGGTCTTTGAGTCCTGTGTCGCTCACATCAGGGCATTTGGAAATTTGTACATGAGTCAATGAGTCTCTACCAAAAGACAATCCTTTTAAAGCCCTGTTCTAATATATGAACTATTATGTAGTATGATTTTATGTAGTCTTGTACAGCCCACTGCAAAAAAGCCAAACATCAGAcagaaaaagaaaattcaaaacaTCTTCAGACTCCTTTGGTTTTATTGGTTTAATTGCAAATATTCAATAAGCAAAAGTTGGATAACAAATTCCATAAGGTAGGCAATTTCTTGTTCATAGTAAAAGGcttttttatttaggttttataaatgctaaactaaaaatattgcgcattttattataaagcatTCATACTTAAATGTGAAAGCCATAATGTGATATTGATGCATCGTAGCGTCAATTACTGCCAGTTTGGGACCTTGTGATCATCTGAAGGTAGCATGTTGTAGTCGGCTAGTGTCTCACCACTAACCCACACCACTTTACCACCATTTCGCAGCACCCACTCGGCGCAAGCACGATCCGGACCCACAAGCCTTATACGTTCTGGGTCCGGTTTATTAAACATCATGTTTACATATTCCCAAAAGGACCTGGTTTGACCAGCCTGTGATATCGTTTTTGGAGCACGTAAGGGCTGCAAGTACAAAGCAAAGTAGTAATAGTAATACTAACAAACAGGTAATCGATATTAAATTGAAACATTAATTGAAATTTACGCTGTACTTACATAACGAACTGCTGCTGACCACATTGTATttgcaattcaattcaaattttggCAAGGATCTtggaaattttgaatttatttatattttaaaattgtaaacaagTCAATGATGTAACCTCAGAAAGATTTTGGTCGAAAACAAACCGGCACTAGCCACTAACATAACATAAACATGGGGGGCTACTATAAAATTGGAAAATCGTTGTTTGTACTGTACCGTTCCGTCCCTCCTCCCACTCTGACTATAGCCTTCCTCTTTGCTCCCACTCTTATATGTATTAATTATATACGCCAGCAGGAATCTTTCCATCCCGCTCGacattcgaatttcgtagtcgcCCCCCCGATGTTAACGCCCACGATATTTTCGACACAAATACCTCTTTCACGTTAGGTAGGGTGCCGCTCgcttgcagcgataaatctggtcccgtgaccccattttgaagatgattttgaatttccgcGACTCAAAAAGTAGCGTCGCCGCGTCTCGTCGGTCTGCTTGGAAGctaattttttaaatctcatttagtagcagtcgtggcagtggtacaaataaaagaaattgtagtgaatgaaaaaaaaaataacactgtttttgcaaaaatttaaggttttttttccagctaaacattttcagctttatcgaaTGTCACGTGccagatttgacgttggaaatgagcgtcgagcgactgcatgtggcccaCCTAATAGCcttaacagcagggctactacgaaaatcgaagttcgtatcataccgtccctctcgctctcgtattaaatagtataagtgtcagaggaaccgcaacgacacgaacttcgagttttcgtagtagccctgcagacgatCGAACGGTCCGCGGACCGACAAGACTCGAGAGGGACCAAAGAGGGACTCATCGGTCTGTtagagtaagatggtggtatggATAGCCGTCTGTCCGCCGGACCGTTCGATCGTGTTACGGCTTTTAATTCTAGTTCCCTGAGTAGTCTGTTGTTGTCATGGACGTACTACCCAAAGACACGGGAAAagcgttacattttgatatcagTGACTGACGATTCCGTTCCaaaagtcacagtgaaaagtcattgtgactttgtcacgcctgttactcgtGTAACTGAATGATATTTGTGACACGTCACGGTCCTGtaatgaacgtttttttttgtcgcaAGTCGCACTGTTATTTCAACGTGACtatgtcacgcctgttactcaTATCACCATATGATATTGTCGCGGTGCTATTATATTATGACCGTGTTTTTGTCACACCGTTATCACACAAGTAATTGATCCAAAATAATCTTCAAACTTTTACAGGCTTAGAGGACTGTCACAGCACTCCACAGCGTCGTTAGGCGCTAGGAACAGTAGAACGTATGTGATTTTGTAACGTTATTCTTCTGTGAAAAGTTATGGAAAAGTTACAGTGACACCTTTTGATGGCGAGTCACGGTGACTTTGTCACCGTCACCGTGACGTTATTTATCCCCCATGTTACGTCCATCCATGGTTGTGTGTTGTTTGTATTGTACGTACTgtactgtcactgtcactgtcactttaCTGTCACAGTCACAGTCACGACAGTCAGTTCACTCACTAtgtgatgtaatttttttcagtGTCGGTCTGcttttattattgattatatatattataaacaattagGAAATAGGTGGAAAATGAAAGCcactttgatttttgataatgtaaacgatttattgtttcaaaatgGGATGAAGAATTTATAGAACGCATGAAATCTCTAAGCGAGCAGGTAAAGTACCTATAACACTTCTGATTAAACTAGTTTATAATactatatgatttttttaaccgttTCTTAATGATTTACTTACATTGACTGACCTGTATCAATTAGTAATTATGTTTACGTACGTACCAGGTACTGTACTCGCTAAACTATTGATGCAAATAAAATGTTGTCTTGTTTTTAAATCCTATTAGGATAGCGAATCGAATAATGTTACGGATAGTTACAATGTGTCGCAACTGCTGTCGCCGATCATCACATCCCAGCGAGTTATGGCTGCCCAGTTTGGGAACACATATTCTTCCATGCAATGCAAAGATGAACACTATAGTGTTTGATGAGGTAATTATATCTATGAAAAATAATCCCTATTTCCTTAGGTCACACCTtgacatgaaaatatttaatactgaTTTCATCCATCTTTTTCTTGTTCTaatacctatacttggttttgataggtatttaactaaatgtaaacaaacaaaacaaagtcaactggtgtcttaaatattaaaactccccagtaaactatctaaacattaacATTTCCGTATTGAAATACACAGTCTAGTTGgaattacaatgatagatatgtaaaatgtttaaaatccttgaatgtaccaaagctggcagctgaagtttgtttacatttagttaaatacctatccaaaccaagtataatacTTTGTAGAAGGTTCTTatggaaaaaaagaaaattgcgcaaaaaattggaaagttaaagaaaacttaaccacTATTTTCATTAGCAgattaaattacatttgttagaatattaattgttttgtagatttttatgcaacaaaaatgaaatatgaaatttatGTGGATTCCATTAGAACTTTTGGGAAATCCGGAATTttgatgtaatttggtatgtgaTCTGGAATAATCATGGCTATTTGTTATCCTAAGATTCCCTCGAGATCTGAATAAATTCCCATAGTTTCTATGTCAGCTATCTattttaaaaagccgtggtggcctagtggtttggcctcttgcctctcatgcagaggatcatgagttcaaaccccagctcgcacctcttgagtgtTTCGAAACAAGtgttgcaaaattacatttggaatttatcacaagctttacagtgaaggtaAACATTGTGAGGGAACTTGCCCAAACCtgcaaagtaattcaatggtgtgtgtgtgaagttcctaatctgcactcggcccacgtgggaactactaTTTAAGCCCTCACATGCtaataggaggcctgtgccaagcaGTGGTATGtctataggctggaatgatgatctaatttaatacaatgaagaaaatacattatttgtttgtgtgtttgtgtagaGGGTAATTTCTGGAAGTCTTGAACTGATTTTGAAAGTCTTTCACAAATAGAAAACTACACTGTCTTATCCCTGATTACTATAGGATACTTTTCTGAATGATTGCATTTTGCAGTGGCTGGATCATGTGTTCATGATCATCAGCAAAGAATCCATTGATGATGCAGAACGAGAACTGCTTGACTGCAAGACATTGGTGCAGCACATCTGTGGGCAGAATATTAATCTGTGAGTGTGTTTATTTATAGAATAATTATgtacacaataataaaatatttaaaagtttgaCTTTTCTCATTCATAACTATTATATTTCGGGACCTAATCACAgctactttatttacttaatccTAAAAATTACCTGATTTTTCGTGTACTTGCACATTATTACTTCAACACTCAACACTCGCAAGATTTTATGCCATATCAGCTAAGCCTTAGTACATACACTACAATCACAAAACACAGA
This window encodes:
- the LOC141436571 gene encoding ATP synthase subunit s, mitochondrial-like, yielding MWSAAVRYPLRAPKTISQAGQTRSFWEYVNMMFNKPDPERIRLVGPDRACAEWVLRNGGKVVWVSGETLADYNMLPSDDHKVPNWQALKGLSFGRDSLTHVQISKCPDVSDTGLKDLTALHKLETLVLFDLTNVNNMDDCKQYLSSQLPKCKIQESADVVN